One segment of Caldanaerobius polysaccharolyticus DSM 13641 DNA contains the following:
- a CDS encoding ABC transporter ATP-binding protein yields MSSYVFITHGVCRDFTTGREVVHAVKDVSITIEEKKLVALKGRSGSGKTTLMNILGALDYPTAGDVLFQGKNISKASERERDDVRRYKLGYVFQSFGLLPLMSAYENVEFGLRIAGVPKDQRKKMAREALAVVGLSKRMDHRPLELSGGEQQRVSIARAIAHRPAAVLADEPTAELDSRMGLQVLKLFRNLVDNEGLTVVIATHDPAIMEVADVVYTLEDGQIV; encoded by the coding sequence ATGTCTTCATACGTATTTATAACCCATGGCGTCTGCCGGGATTTTACAACAGGCAGAGAAGTGGTACACGCTGTCAAGGATGTGAGCATAACCATTGAAGAAAAAAAACTCGTCGCATTAAAAGGCCGTTCAGGATCTGGCAAGACTACTCTCATGAATATCCTGGGTGCGCTAGATTATCCTACTGCTGGCGATGTGTTGTTTCAAGGTAAAAATATTTCTAAGGCTAGCGAAAGAGAAAGAGATGACGTAAGGAGGTACAAATTAGGATACGTTTTTCAGTCTTTTGGCTTGCTGCCCCTTATGTCGGCTTATGAAAACGTTGAATTTGGCCTCAGGATAGCGGGCGTGCCAAAAGACCAGAGAAAGAAGATGGCCAGGGAAGCGCTTGCTGTGGTAGGGCTTTCAAAGCGCATGGATCACAGGCCATTAGAGCTCTCAGGGGGCGAGCAGCAGAGGGTGTCTATAGCCAGGGCCATTGCGCATAGGCCAGCAGCGGTGCTGGCTGATGAGCCTACGGCAGAGCTTGACAGCAGGATGGGGCTTCAGGTTTTAAAGTTGTTTAGGAATTTGGTGGACAACGAGGGGTTAACAGTGGTCATAGCTACCCATGACCCCGCTATTATGGAGGTGGCAGATGTTGTGTACACGTTGGAGGACGGGCAAATTGTATAG
- a CDS encoding ATP-binding protein: MIIKELYVKSFGKLRDLKLILGDGLNIVFGSNESGKSTLIAFIRAMLYGLSEKKNRTPDRVAYMPWDGSQCEGYMVVADGERKIMIHRKFDRESYKRDFCQISDMVRGKELDIKGEDITGLTSNAFDNTVFIRQLSVTKVSDDTGDLYNKLVNLVHTGQEDVNASNALSYLESRIKELSSRRKDVSINSLMEQRDSLEKELNELINQHRLMMQDESRLLELKEQLKELDEEIARLDELKPVAAVVGEYKGQLARLKSEIETLSGEIKELEDSSLKKAREELNKRQREVKRLLPGKVDDVDGALRRFSVYRAYLSLGAALAAIGLVAVFFNPLSFVVAAAGIALTVLGYRCKGKYLRLAQLISEIDGIKSRLGEMQSKVDRLRFAKEERESSAKQLQRRIEGLMSQFFVYARQYRISDIAGSGEDLNGLINKVIGQKSEEKEKVISQIASIQERWKDCEVFKRIPELKQEIALLDERLDKMNFEYRACKLAYNVMSSCLEEINTDFAPSLVRRAGKAIKSITGKYEKVGIDSDGFKLSVVVPEYSVFKSPFELSGGTADQIYLGFRIALADMVSCDKNPPLILDDALVQYDDQRLENALGFLVEYGKKRQVILFTCHKREIDVVEKLNGGSVSIIRI; the protein is encoded by the coding sequence ATGATCATAAAAGAGCTTTACGTGAAGTCGTTTGGCAAGCTGCGGGATTTAAAACTTATTCTGGGAGATGGCCTAAATATAGTCTTTGGGTCCAATGAAAGCGGCAAGAGCACGTTAATCGCCTTTATAAGGGCTATGCTTTACGGCCTCAGCGAAAAGAAAAACAGGACACCTGACAGAGTGGCGTATATGCCGTGGGACGGCAGCCAGTGCGAGGGGTATATGGTGGTAGCCGATGGCGAGAGAAAAATCATGATACACAGAAAATTTGATAGGGAAAGCTACAAAAGGGATTTTTGCCAGATTTCAGATATGGTAAGGGGCAAGGAGCTGGATATTAAAGGTGAAGACATAACAGGTTTAACGTCAAATGCTTTTGACAATACGGTCTTTATAAGGCAGCTTTCTGTAACAAAGGTGTCGGATGACACGGGGGACTTATACAACAAACTAGTAAACCTCGTCCATACGGGGCAAGAGGATGTGAATGCTTCCAATGCCCTGTCTTATCTTGAAAGCCGCATAAAAGAACTTTCTAGCAGAAGGAAAGACGTATCGATAAATAGCCTAATGGAGCAAAGAGACTCTTTAGAAAAAGAGTTAAACGAGCTTATAAACCAGCATCGGCTTATGATGCAAGATGAATCGAGGCTGCTGGAACTTAAAGAACAGCTTAAAGAATTGGATGAAGAGATTGCCCGATTGGATGAGCTCAAACCTGTAGCTGCTGTCGTAGGAGAGTACAAAGGACAGCTTGCCAGGTTGAAATCTGAGATAGAGACATTGAGCGGCGAAATAAAGGAGTTGGAAGACTCTTCTTTAAAAAAAGCAAGAGAGGAACTGAACAAAAGGCAAAGGGAAGTCAAGAGGCTGTTGCCGGGCAAAGTCGATGATGTGGATGGTGCATTGAGGCGGTTTTCGGTATATCGAGCATATCTGTCATTGGGTGCGGCGCTCGCGGCCATAGGCTTGGTAGCTGTTTTTTTCAACCCTTTGTCTTTTGTGGTGGCAGCGGCCGGCATTGCGTTGACCGTTTTAGGTTATAGATGTAAGGGCAAATACCTAAGGCTTGCGCAGCTTATATCAGAGATTGATGGGATAAAGTCCAGATTAGGCGAAATGCAATCAAAGGTAGATCGCCTGAGATTCGCTAAAGAGGAGAGAGAAAGCAGCGCAAAACAGCTACAAAGGCGCATTGAAGGTCTCATGAGCCAGTTTTTTGTGTACGCGAGACAATACCGTATAAGCGATATAGCGGGTAGTGGCGAGGACCTAAATGGCTTGATAAATAAGGTAATAGGTCAAAAGTCGGAGGAAAAGGAGAAAGTAATAAGCCAGATTGCCTCTATACAGGAGCGCTGGAAGGATTGCGAGGTTTTCAAGAGGATACCTGAGTTGAAGCAGGAGATTGCCTTGCTGGATGAGCGGCTGGATAAGATGAATTTTGAGTACAGGGCCTGTAAGCTGGCCTATAACGTTATGAGCAGCTGCCTTGAAGAGATCAATACAGACTTTGCCCCATCCCTTGTACGCAGAGCGGGGAAGGCTATAAAATCCATAACAGGTAAGTACGAGAAAGTGGGCATTGACAGCGATGGCTTTAAGCTGTCGGTTGTTGTTCCGGAGTACAGCGTGTTTAAATCCCCTTTTGAGCTGAGCGGTGGAACGGCGGATCAGATTTACCTTGGCTTTAGAATAGCTCTGGCCGACATGGTGTCTTGCGATAAAAATCCCCCTTTGATCCTCGACGATGCCCTGGTACAGTATGACGACCAAAGGCTTGAAAATGCTTTGGGCTTTTTGGTGGAGTACGGGAAAAAGCGTCAGGTGATTTTATTTACGTGTCATAAAAGGGAAATTGATGTGGTAGAAAAATTAAATGGCGGTAGCGTAAGTATTATTAGAATATGA
- a CDS encoding metallophosphoesterase family protein — translation MALKIAHMADIHLDSEFLGLPPRLSSIRRGEMMMTFDRAIDTVKAEGVDMLIISGDLFDDQSVLRSTVKHVASKLGELYPVRVFIAPGNHDPYTRESYYRVSDWPENVHIFSHGIERFDLMGLDVSVYGWGFNESYAKEPALEGFKVEDGSRINIMAIHGDVAQESVYNPIRSRDLESSGLDYAALGHIHTYSGLRRAGKTWWCYPGNIEGRDFSECGPRGFVICTLDEKGCDVDFRPICAREYVVVEIDVTDMPDVQELMRQVKRAGKKSAILRVYLKGCVEQQYKDGLNIPFMVDQLTDRVKDGLFYVDIVDETDVDIDPSALEKEPGIKGLYARKLNEMLSSAGEDEKKVIKEALRLGIKALEGSGL, via the coding sequence ATGGCTTTAAAGATCGCTCATATGGCTGATATACATCTGGATTCAGAGTTTTTGGGGCTACCTCCCCGCCTTTCGTCCATCCGCAGGGGAGAAATGATGATGACCTTTGACAGGGCTATTGATACAGTAAAAGCCGAAGGGGTTGACATGCTCATCATATCCGGCGACCTTTTTGACGATCAGTCGGTTTTAAGGAGCACTGTAAAACACGTTGCTTCAAAGCTAGGTGAACTGTACCCTGTAAGAGTTTTTATAGCGCCGGGCAATCACGATCCTTACACCAGAGAGTCGTACTACAGGGTTTCAGATTGGCCTGAAAACGTGCATATATTCTCCCACGGAATAGAGAGATTTGACTTGATGGGTTTAGATGTTTCGGTGTACGGATGGGGTTTTAATGAATCTTATGCGAAAGAACCCGCCCTGGAAGGATTTAAGGTGGAAGACGGCAGCAGGATAAACATCATGGCTATTCACGGAGATGTGGCACAGGAGAGCGTTTATAACCCCATAAGGTCTAGGGATCTGGAGAGCTCAGGGCTGGATTATGCTGCACTGGGCCATATTCATACTTATTCAGGCCTGAGGCGGGCGGGAAAGACGTGGTGGTGCTATCCGGGCAATATAGAAGGCAGGGATTTCAGCGAGTGCGGTCCCAGGGGTTTTGTGATATGCACGCTGGATGAGAAAGGGTGCGATGTGGATTTTCGCCCAATATGCGCCAGGGAATACGTTGTGGTGGAGATCGATGTGACGGACATGCCGGATGTTCAGGAGCTGATGCGCCAGGTGAAAAGGGCCGGTAAAAAAAGCGCCATACTGAGGGTATATCTCAAAGGCTGTGTGGAACAACAATACAAAGATGGGCTAAATATTCCCTTTATGGTGGATCAACTCACTGACAGAGTAAAAGATGGGTTATTTTATGTGGATATTGTGGATGAAACCGATGTAGACATAGATCCCTCTGCTCTGGAAAAAGAACCGGGCATAAAGGGCCTTTATGCCAGAAAGCTAAATGAAATGCTAAGCAGTGCAGGAGAGGATGAAAAAAAGGTGATAAAGGAAGCCCTGAGGCTAGGCATAAAGGCGCTGGAGGGATCTGGCCTATGA
- a CDS encoding HEPN domain-containing protein, whose product MLAFEHFDSKKHSSVIAYFNQHFVNTGIFDRCYSKILMSAERIRNKSDYNDFYIASREDAEKQVENAEKFINAMEKYVNKLSS is encoded by the coding sequence GTGTTGGCATTCGAGCATTTTGATTCTAAAAAACATTCTAGTGTTATTGCTTATTTTAACCAGCATTTTGTTAATACAGGAATTTTTGATAGATGTTATTCAAAAATATTGATGAGCGCAGAAAGAATTAGAAATAAAAGTGATTACAATGATTTTTATATAGCGAGTAGGGAAGATGCTGAAAAACAAGTGGAAAATGCAGAAAAGTTTATTAATGCTATGGAAAAGTATGTTAATAAACTGAGTTCTTGA
- a CDS encoding nucleotidyltransferase domain-containing protein, with translation MMSISAITNKRLKEILKEIENNMVSLFNNKLENIILYGSYARGDYSCDSDVDIMVLVNEGEEDLKKYDDKITDIMVDLSLKHGILVSLYVQSVQSYKKYIEILPLFRNIEKECIRIYG, from the coding sequence ATGATGAGTATATCTGCTATTACTAATAAAAGATTAAAAGAAATATTAAAAGAAATCGAAAATAATATGGTAAGCCTTTTTAATAATAAACTGGAGAACATTATTTTATACGGTTCTTATGCACGCGGAGATTATTCCTGTGATTCGGATGTAGATATCATGGTGTTAGTTAATGAAGGAGAAGAAGATCTTAAAAAGTATGATGATAAGATAACGGATATTATGGTCGATTTGTCGCTAAAACATGGTATATTGGTTTCTTTGTATGTCCAAAGCGTTCAGAGCTATAAAAAGTATATTGAGATACTTCCTCTCTTCAGGAACATTGAGAAAGAATGTATCAGGATTTATGGATGA